The stretch of DNA TATTCCATTAgacccataaaaataaaatattagataggtaAGTATGTTATGAATGATTATGCTGATTGAaacaaaagcaaatattttttatcaacttTATTTTCATCGACAAAACTAGTGTTTAGTGATCTGTGACAGTGAATAGAGTAAGTGCGAGCACAGCCAGTAAAATAGGCTTTGAATAGAAAAATTACAACACttaaaaattttatacttagaacattattgtacaatattattgtaccatttactaataaaatttagaataatatttcgTACACAGAtacttagatttttatttaaaaatggcgtTCGCGCCAATACCACCGTCCACAgaataaaaattgtaacaaaacaaaatggccgaCTGCGCCCGCTTTTACACAAAGAcatagaattttattaaacacacaATTACTTCAGCTAATAACCAACAcatctaataataaataggtagttaACAGaacattaataagtaaataaaagttaGATCGACGTATATGTAATTAAGTCAAATTTAgtgtagaaactcatacaactgcgtccactgatccgcatcgtacggactgcatcatcggcaatgctaACATgcaatgcgtactgatgacgtcatacggaatgcgtactgCGGGCATGTGGACGCTTACATTTGGGGGTGATTGATTGGCCATTACAGTAATAGGCAAGTATAGTATAGTCTAGGTAAGtatttacctaattatgtaatttaatattcttGTTCGTATTACACTACATCGGTAAACACAAAGGATTTTACAGTTTCAGTACCTTAACATACAAATGAGAACATTATTTGTCTTTCAGCAAAATTTTTTGTTTAGTGAAAAGAATATTTAGGCCCCACATGAGTATACACCAGCAATAACAGAGATCAATAATTTTAGTTTCCTATTTTCGACTTTAATCAGTAATGTAATAAAGTTCTGTTTATATTGTCACAAACTCGTTAGATATTTATCAATCAATGCGAGCTGTTCGTTTGATACAATGTTGcggtttatattataaagtacaatACAGGCATCAAATTAGTcttaaatgtcaaaattatttgataCATTTTCATCTTTATATCAAAGTGTTAAGGTTGAGAATCGATTAAAGGAATTTGACCTTTatgtgtaaataggttataagcgtCAGTGCAACACACAACTATACATAGACACAAAACCAGTGCATATAAAAGGAAATCGGTACACTGAACACATTAATtcgtattattaaaatttaccaTTAAATATACAAAAGGTCACTTGTCGAAATAAAACTTGGACGGCATAAAAATGGAAACGTTTCTGATTTCTTCATTCCtttcgtaattaatttaaagctGAACATTGGATAGTAAATTCATTTGCCGCCATTTTAAGATTCCTAAAGATAATAATGAATCATTAGCAACACTTTATTTAGTTAACTTGACATTTGAAGTTTCTCCGCTTAGTAGGTGGTGCTTGTGAGCTTTTTGATCTAAAAGTCCAATAAAAGTCGACTAATGTTGAAAATTCATGCTTATGACTTagaaataaagattatattagCTCAACTGTCAAATAACTAAATACCGTAAACAATAGGATACATACagaattataaagaaaaaatgcaCCTATAGAATGTGAAAATGCTTACTCTGAATTAAAATTCATAGCTATGTAAcataacaaatacaaattaGATGGAAACAGAGTTCTAATTCAATGGAAACAGAGTTCAAATTTGAGTTGAAAGTAATCGGTTCACTAAAATATGTAGTTCTATAATCGTCTACACTGTCTCTACGTTATACATATTAACATATGCACTGctttatcaaacattttaaaaatcaggaattaaaagaaaaatgttgagTTGCTACTTTACAGAACCACTCACgtcaaactaaacaaaactgTCTCTAATTACATTAATGTAGTTATTGAAATTCGTACTAgttttaaactcatttttaaaataccaaCATTTCCTtcttaacctttcgtctgcgggtatatgagacaacaatagaatacacattgtggTTAAACTTCAAAATCGTTCAATAACCTCCTCGAATATATTTCAAACAATACTCATTTTTAATACCCCACAATAAATTTCATTTTCGTCTACTCCAAACTGTTTTCAACATCTTAAAATCTTTGTcgataaagttaaaatatttaacaaactaagtttaaaaataattaaaaactaacataacatatgtagcaaataaaattaagtattacaacataaaaacaattaaatcaatattttcaatttggcTTGTTTAAGATAATGTCAAGATCGCTCAATATTCTATAAAATGCGTACTTTTAACTTCAACCGACCTCACCAACATTACAATACTTAAACAAGACAACGTAATGACAAGACATGTCATTATCATAGTTTTGGGCTCCGGTCGGGCTCGAAAGTAGTCGGGAATCCCTGTAATACGTAATTACGTAAGTAGATTATCTGAATATTACCAAATTGCAACTTTTTTATCTTCTCGTCTGTTTAAAAACGTATTCTTTCACAGCACACTCCCTGTTCATCGTTCTCATTAATCCCATAACGACCTGCTTAAACAGACGTTTGTCTAAAAGTCTTACTAAAACAAATCGATAACtactaaaaacaatattaaaactaaaacctaAACATATTCAAATAACGAGATCAAAATAATGTCCAAACTTGCCTTCCAAAGGGTTGCATCATACAAATAATGCAGTTAAACAAAACACACCCTTATTGTAAAATTCAGTACACATTAAATTTATGTCATTTACTTTATAAAGTAGGTGTAAAAATCACAATCAATAAGAtcacaaatattattcaattaagaGTGATGGAACGATACATTCATTTTCTAAACACACAGATTAGTGAACACATGGAGGGCTCGCTGCTGACTAGAGAATTTATTGTTAAGACATTTAATATAGTTACAGCCTCATTATAGGGCAATGTATAGTATAATTTATGGtttcaaatatttctttggTAATTGCCAATAGACTATCAGCCAATCTAAAATCTTTGCTCACAGTAAAAAAAGTAGACTTTAAATCCTTTCTTCAGCCCTCCAGCTGCCACACAATATGTGATGAAACTTCCATTTCCTACTTAATCTTTACAATCCGAACCTTGCAAACACATTGACTGTGTGTATTCTAACATTAAGTTTAATTTCACACAGATAAATAATTCTAAGAGATCAATACTGCATACAACAAACCTTCCCGTCTCTAGTTACACATTCTATCAACAACAtacttttaaaaacacatatttactaaaaatctttgaaaaaacATTTCCTTGTGTCAAACagtgttataaaatttaaatttgaaacacGAAAACAATGCATGGTGCCAATTTGTGTGAAAAAATGTGTTTAGTTGTTGATGCCTCCGTTGTAAGCGTAATCCGCTTTGTTATGCATCACAAGACGGTTGTCCACGAAGTAAAAACTGTCAGAACACGTCTCAAAAGGTGCAGCAATCATTTCATcaactgaaatataaaaataaaattttaattgtttttaagtaTCATGTAGTTTAGTGTTATTATGATTTTGACACACTTtggcaaaattaaaatatatttcataaatctAGAGCTTACACAACTATTCAAAGAAATgcagtattattttaacatgtataaagaaatagaattattttatttgatgaaaAATCCTAAGGCATTTGCAATTTTCTGATGgaagtataatatgtaaataaactttaaatgagtatataataataaggtAAAATAAATGTCTTACCTAGATCAGGAGGCAGTGTAGGGAACTCATATATGTGTTCACAAGTATTTCTAGAGAATGGTATGCAGAAACCAAACTCAAAATCAAATGTCTTCAGTAGGGTGTCTCTGAAAAAGTGTTTCTCTATCATCCTGAAATGGTTCACAGGGCGAGCTCCGACAGTAAACTCCACACTGTaaagaaataatgttatattagttactaacttctgccagcagtGTTGTCCATgatcccatgggataaaaagtatcctatgtgttatacAGATCCTATGcagatcccttcagctgttttgctgtgattgaataacaaacatacacataaactcacaaactttcacatttatccGTTTATGTTAACTGCTGCATAGGTGACCTATGtgagtggaggatttgcctatAACAGTTTTTTGTCGGCAGTTAAAGGCTGTTAGTTAATATGCTGAATCtttgtgtatttatataaatacagcATAGATATATTTTCACTCTTTCACACAAATTCTACTGCACAGATTTGGATGAAACTATGTAGATAGGTACAGAGATAGACAGTCTGGAATAATGTATGGAGTATCAAGTATCCATTTTTATAGGGACAAGTTGCTGGTAGACAATAGAAACTCATAACCTTGGTATGTGACTGAAACTACTAAGGACACCTACTGAATATGTCAATTAAACATACAAGAAGATACTCTATTAAAATAGCAGTAGAGCTGACAATGGACTAATAACACAATCTAAGGAActaatcaattatttaaaattttaacgctatgttttaaataagtacttacgtaGCTCCTACAgtcttaagttttaaaaattgaGGCGTGAACTGGTAGCGGACGAATCTTCCAGCGTTAGGGTCCAGGGGCTCTTCTGGAGCATCCTCAGTGCCCTCACTATCCACTCCGAAATCCGTCGGAGGCTTGGCGATCTCAAACAACACAGTTCCACTTTCCAAATCTCGTATCTTGAATCTCGTAAAATCTATATCGTATACGTTAGCTTCAGGACTACACATGTAAGTATCCGTGATCCTGTCTAGCCTCAGAACATCCTCGGGAGTTATTTCACTGACTATTACGTCGTCTTTATTGGTTTCCAACATCGATATTGATTCACACTTTTTCCCCACTAAACTCATTTTGAACTGGAAAATACACTCGCTCGTTGAATAGTAAGTAATCTCAAAAATATAGGCACGAAAGTTACAAATTATACGTAATGAAATGTGTATCAAAGCATTTTTAAagcattttgataataattattgaatgaaaaattcATTCGCTAATGTTTGTCTTTCACGTCAATTCTGAAACTATGACGGCGGCGATCAAGATCAGATACcccaacaaataaaaacaacaatagttTGGTTTTAATAGACTTCACCTTTTGGTATTAATTACTAAAGGATAATGCtaacttttatttcatattatcataataacatttatttactatactCCTGGTGAAAAacgtaagtaaatatataaaaatatatttacaaaattcgcTTTAACATTTTGAGTGTTCATTGAATCCGAACGTATAAAACTTCATATCTACCGCGTATTTTAGAGATAACAttgaacataattaaaaaaaaatacaaacaaaagtaaacataaaaataaacttatttatttaaacttcatgTCTTGCGAACCTGAAAAAATTATTACCTATGTGAAGAAAACTTTACTTAACCGCTTGCGTGTAAGAGCACTGCGTGAAATAGAACGTACACAGTTCCGGTCGAGTTTCAGGAACAGTACGGTTCTTTTCACGATAAGTGAAAACCTATGGTGTATATTTCGATTTTGTATAGTTTCTCTGTgatgaatttaaattaataaaactattcgAAGGATCAATAaagtaaaactgaaaataacataaaacatttaccAAATGGATTTTTACTTTACAATGAGGAAAACTGTTAAAAAAACGAGTTACGTGGAAAGGAATGATTTAGCAATCGTTGACGTAATATCCGTTGCGTCATAACGAAGCATGCGCCTTGTCATTTTCATTGGTTGGTcatagattaaaattataataatctaccAATAATCGGGCCATCGCTCAAGTCTCGTTCTGTGATAAGTCTTCTTTTGAGGTGGTAGTGGACTGTCTGATGTGCATTTaaagtgttataaaataaatatacaacatGATTATCAAGGAATAGTGAGTATATTATGTTAAGGTTATACAAGTTTGCGAATACAAATCGATTTTTGGGCAATCTACTTGAAAATTTGCCACGGTCCACATAGTTGTTCCATCTTATCACAAGAAGCTGTAcgtaaagtaaaattttaattgtaacatTTAATTGAATTGGTTGAGTTATAATGTCTACTTAATAAAAAGGTTGTGACAGTGACAGATGTTCAGGTCAAGGTTTGTCCGCGGAGGCAGTGAATTTCCGCGGATTTATTTAACAGATGTTGGTGGCATATTTGGcgattaaaaagtaaaattaaaacgcAATTCTCTTTGTTTGCAGCCGTGTGACACTCCCCTTAACAGTCGAGGAGgtgagtttttaattttaagttacgTTATGCTCAAGGACAATAAGTCTGGCTTTTGTAATCGAAAAATTCGCAACTTGCTCTGTATTGAATGTCATATGTGGCAATAAACTTGCAAAATTTCAGTTTAGATTAAAATCAGAGCTTAGTAACAATATGTGATTTATTAAActgaactttaaaataaaattttaatttgtatgataTTATAATTCTCCTAGActatttagattagatttgtGATAAGTTATAACCATAAAGTCTGGAAGTTAATTCTTTACATTTCTTGCTCAATTTCTGTCACTAAAGTCTGACTAAAACAAAGGTAGAAAATAAGTAACATTGCAGTCTTTTTAATTTTGCAACAGTCAAGTTGATGGCTCTAGGTAGAATATTACTGATAGACCATACAAAAAAAGTAACTATCAGAATATAATAGAGAATGTAAGTTATACTctaaattttacatatttttttgtatgtattttttataattaggtagGAACTAGGAAgtcatttttatatctttataatacTGGCAAAGATACTAAACCAAACAGCCAAGTTTGGTCCAAAAATGAGAAAAAGTATGTTTGTGtctatttaaaagtttttacaGTTCCtccagacctcagttaaaaatgatataacttggcaagttttaatttataatttattgcgttagtttttaacaaattacttgccaacttgttatatcattttttgAGGTCTGTGCAATGTATGCTAAATCTGTCAATgatataatttaacattttaatatattagtcATTGCTGTCTTATCTACAATGAATGTTACTTATCTATGTCTGGGTGTAATAATCATGATACAAGTAGAAAtccattataaatatatttaaagtgtCAATTCTAGTcctattaagtaattttattatctgttgTGCATTTATATGAGGAAGAGAAATATGACCACTAAAAGTTACTTCAATACTTTAGGAAAGTAGTTGATAGCTgtataaaacaatgaaacaatgaatttatttttataaatagactaTAAAAGGACTCCTTTacatgtcaaaattattataaaaatatcgagATGATGGCGGTATTTGTCTACTCTGAGAATAAATGATGAAACAAACTCAAAGGTCTCTTTAAAAGACCAGACtacatttgaattttaaaagaaataaaaagagtgTATGTGAACAACATTTTGTGTATTAAATCTGTGTAATCTCGAAGCCCTAACAGAgatccaattatttttattacaaaaagctgttaatattatgtatatgttcaACCTTTTTCCTTTGCCGAAGTGAACCAATTTCTGTCATAGTTAATCATAGTCAAACCTCCCAGCCCTGGTAATTTATGATTTAGTACAGGTGTAAAAATACTGATACAGTTAACTTTTGATATACTAGTGTTGATAGAGAACATAACTACCTTTGATACCACCTTCATACCTTGAGGAAAAGAGCATATTCCCTTTTAAAAGGCCAGTAAtgcacctatgactcctctggtgttggaCGGccctgatcgcttaccatcaggtgatctatatgttttatttatattattgtttgccTTCTATTCCATAAACAACAAAGCGATCTAACATTTTAATTCAATGATAACATTGAATAAAAAGCAAAGGCTTTtgaaataatatacctatgtaatCTTTATTTTGGAACTCTGATAACAAAACAaggaaaatcatatttttttgttcactGCCTTATTGGTAGATTGGTGGCAAGCGCAACAAGCAAGGGGATTGGTTCTCGGATTATACATATTTCGAAGTTGAGCAAAATGCTACTGGCAGGCATACATgtaggttaccagggctccggctcaaagcaggagtaggaatggggtggtttttagtcaataagtctgacactccctcccgcctcacccaaggagggagaagtcattggatgatttttccccctcaaaaaaaaaggcatAGGGTGTCATTTCATATTTCTCCATGGTAACAAGAGGTAAGCAAACACCATTCTAGATAActgaatatgtatgtttgtatgtatataaaatacaaatcattACATTATCAACAGGTTTGGACTTTATTAAAGGCAAATACAGCCGCTTTTTCCTTCCTTACCAATTTATAGAgtttagtatttataattaatacctatgcaattaaatatttaaataatataactggcgaaatgtaataaattattatcattatgatCATAATGTGCAATATTcacctatgtacctacctacctcaGTTACAAGGAGTGTTGTAGATATTGACAATACTTATTGATAACATTTTAACTAAAGTCTAGACATTGTGACTAGTTAGCACATTTTAATGACTGTAGTCTCAAAGTTGATGTTATATCAAATGACCAACAGATAAAATGTAGCctttgtgttattccagatcttAATCTACCCCTATTTTAAACTcaatcccgatcccttcagccgttttgacgtgattaagtaggAAACATACATTCAAGCTCTCAATAAAAATTGACTTTCATGAATCTTTAACATTCTCTAATTGATAATAAATTCTTTTACCAATAGCATATAGCAAAAAATAGTACGACGTTTTCCTCTATCCACCCCTTTCGGGAGATAAATGAAATTTGGCTTACATACAGACCCTGACCTAGTTTTATGTAGGGGTCGTTTTGACCTCGGAGCGCGAGCCAAGTCGCGGTACGCTAGTTTTACGTAGTGCTACAATTTACGCTAGATACGAACGTTGAAAATTGTTACAAAGGGTTATTGATACTGTTTTGAGGGATATGTGCAAatgtattttagaataaaatctatactaatatctatacttactaatattataaagctgaagtatataatattataacgctgaagagtttgtttgtttgtttgattctttttgtgttggatatcgcatttatcgaggaaggttataggctataaaacattacgctatgaccaataggaaccaagcagagcgggtgaaaccgcgcggaagtagctattttattataaactagctaattccgcgcggtttcacccgctctgctcggttcctattgatcgtagcgtgatgatttatagcctataaccttcctcgataaatgcgatatccaacacaaaaagaattattcaaatcggaccagtagttcctgagattagcgcgttcaaacaaacaaacaaacaaacaatcaaacaaacaaactcttcagctttataatattagtatagattagatgtattttagaataaaatacatttgcacatatcccttttttttgagggggtaatatcatccaatgtcttctcctgccttgggtgaggcgagaggctCTACCCTTTATAGCTGAAGTAAAGtagtaatatttgctttgacgttcaaaagtgccttcgcggtctatttgaaataattaattttgacttttctTAAACCCCCGATGGGAGAAAGGCGTgggtttgtatgtatgtatgtattttagcATTTACTTTATCTTGGTTCAGTCTGTTGGGTAGTAATAGTTTACCGCACTCGGTAACACTATCATTGATAGTAATACATTCCAAATGATACGTTATCAACATTTCCTTGTACTCCCTGGGAATTACTTGATAACATCAGTCCGTGTCGCCTTGTTAGCTTCACTGAGATAGGCAGACCAATGTCTCTATTTTTTCCACGCCATGACGTGTCTCAAATCGGTTAATAACACTCATTAATTAGTTAGTTagtataaaaatcttattttttaacataaataaaaatactaaacataatttaaataatatgtccATAAGTATGTATTATATCGTATGTAATCGTTAACCTTGcggcaaggtttaaaaaaaatctcgatTCATCACTTAAAAAACGTCCTTgcttatattaatttatggtagcatttataataactacttatACTTACGTCTCTTTGACAATAATACGGAAAATAGATAGCAACAAACATTGCTTGTAATATCTTAAATTGCTAAGTTGTATGGGAAATGTCACCTTAAGGCGATTGTTATAAGAGTGATTGTCAGACGTCTTTTGTTACGTTTTTTTCGCCCTTCGACGTAGCAACTAAGAATCGAAAGAACTTGtgtatttttacagaaaatgtATTAGCAAAAATTGCAGGCAAAAACTTACGTTTAAACTATGACAAATCGATTAATGTAACAGTCTATAATCCCTGCAATAATCCaggtttatttatatgtaagcTGTTGAGGTTATACCTCATTTTCTCGATTTTAACTGCAAATAGTGATGCGAAAACAATATATCGATAAATCATTACAAACTCTAGAGAGTAGTAGAGAGAGTCGTACTTGACCGTATTGTGtcttgtttatgtatttaaaaatcatttaacattaaattatttgctTATTTCATAAGCTTTCTATACACCGTAGTGGTAGATGTTTTCTATAAGGTTCCGATTTGGCTTTGTTTAGCAACAATATTATCATGATTACAatggaaataatgaaataactaCCGAAAATCGTCTGAAACTacactttctttctttctttaagaAATTATACAGAATAGTGGAGTATAAAAGATATCATCTAGGTATATCatattactgttatttttttataacaatatagaCCAAAAGTttaacttataacacaaatgtgaaagtttgtattatttttggatgtttatccgtcaatcgcGTGATTGCTGAAGctactaaacagattttgatgaaatttggtatacaattGCGGCCGAAGTCGCTGACAAAAGCtagttattcaataaaaatgccAAATAATTTACGTCCACGGTACCTACAACAGCGTGCGCTTACAAAAGTAGGATAAGAAACTTGCCTTATCATTCATTGATACTCCTGCCAAGACTGGTTCCTCAAAGGAAGCCTCCTGGCAACACTCCAAGTAACAGTCACAAAGTTAGATGTATAGCGACCATAGATCTTCTGGTATCTTACGTTTCTCTTAGCTTACTAGCTTATTACGTAGAAATATGGACTACATTTCTACTTATAGAATAGGTAGCCAAAGCCAAATAGatcaattgatttttaaattatagatatTGGTAGTTCTGGTTTCTGTTTCTAGATAAGTCGTTAAGATCTTAAGGTTTTCTGCGGtattattgaattgtttttgaAGTTTCTTTCTGGACACATATGTTATCTAACATGATAgcaattaaaatagaatttatacatcaattaattttaatactagtTTTTAGTTATTACTAGATGGTTTAATCTTTTCCTATATTGAACATGAGCTTTTTGAATTCAATTTTTGGAAATTTGGAAGATACTACGTTCCGTCAGTAATGTCACCCACATGAGAGTTGCTTTTTTAcggaaatctatactaatattataaagctgaagagtttgtttgtttgtttgaacgcgctaatctcaggaactactggtccgaattaaataattctttatatATTGgttagtgcatttatcgaggaaggctataggctataaaacatcacgctatgaccaataggagccgagcagagtcacccgctctgctcggctcctatataaccgcgcggaagtagctagtattctATAAATTCAATACTATAAAATTTATCTCTTAACCAAATTGTATCCAGATCTATTCagccttaaattcccaacccctaaaaggccggcaacgtacttttaacgcttctggtgtttcgggtgtccatgagcggcagcattgcttaccatcaggtgatccgtctgctcgtttaccgccttacacaataaaaataagccGTTACTGAGTTATTGGGTAACAAACGTCTATTCTTCTATCCTCACACATAATTATTGCTATTTATGGTTGTGCTAAGACTGTGCAAcggttatattaataaataattatgttactcaacattttctttaataaggAAATCTTGACAATGACGAAGTATTGTTAATAGGTTGTAATAAAGTGTGCAGATCTAATTATAGTATTAAATGAGTTATTGTTTACTCTCTTGTTGATATAATACACGCGATATTCTTAAAGTAGGCCCTGTTCAGGCTATTTAACAAGTTATAAGGTTGTTAGAAACCATAAACtgatttcgttttatttatgcATCGAGAGATATTGATATGTTATTTAATGCTTatgcaataatataataacaacagTATGATTCAAAAGCCACATTTATAAAACTAACTGTATCTTTAGCATGATTACTTAGACGCAATCCCTTTCATAGGGCGATCTGTGTTTCTTTAACAATTAAAGATATAATAACAGTTGTCAATAACTCTCTTTTCTT from Spodoptera frugiperda isolate SF20-4 chromosome 11, AGI-APGP_CSIRO_Sfru_2.0, whole genome shotgun sequence encodes:
- the LOC118274852 gene encoding protein unc-119 homolog translates to MSLVGKKCESISMLETNKDDVIVSEITPEDVLRLDRITDTYMCSPEANVYDIDFTRFKIRDLESGTVLFEIAKPPTDFGVDSEGTEDAPEEPLDPNAGRFVRYQFTPQFLKLKTVGATVEFTVGARPVNHFRMIEKHFFRDTLLKTFDFEFGFCIPFSRNTCEHIYEFPTLPPDLVDEMIAAPFETCSDSFYFVDNRLVMHNKADYAYNGGINN